The Triticum aestivum cultivar Chinese Spring chromosome 7B, IWGSC CS RefSeq v2.1, whole genome shotgun sequence genome window below encodes:
- the LOC123159273 gene encoding dolabradiene monooxygenase, giving the protein MEDVVYLVLALASLLVVLLARRWRHSSPEGEDKLRLPPGPWTLPVIGSIHHIAGALPHQAMRDLARRHGWPVMLLRLGEVPTLVVSSREGAREVMKTHDAAFATRPLSSTVRVLTNGGRDIIFAPYGEHWRQMRKIAVTELLTARRVLSFRAIREEEVGAMLRAVASAAGDGDAIDMRARLSVLVADTTVRAVMGDRCKDRDVFVRELDRSIGLAGGFNPADLWPSSRLAVWASGAVRRAEECRDIVFGILDGIIAEHQQRMGTVDGDDEDLIDVLLRVQNDGSLQLPLDMDSIKAVIFDIFGAGSETSATTLEWIMAELVKNPKVMKRATTEVRRAFEAGGKVVEQKLGELVPYLHLVIRETFRLHAPVPLLLPRECREEPACRVLGYDVPRGTQVLVNVWALGRDERYWPDAPEEFRPERFEVEGGGSAAGVDFRGADFELLPFGAGRRMCPGMAFGLANVELALASLLLHFDWEAPGVANPAEFDMTEAFGITNRRKAGLLLRPILRVPVPVPVPGV; this is encoded by the exons ATGGAGGACGTCGTGTACCTCGTCCTGGCCCTCGCGTCGCTGCTCGTCGTGCTGCTCGCCAGGCGGTGGAGGCACAGCTCGCCGGAGGGCGAGGACAAGCTGCGGCTGCCGCCAGGGCCGTGGACGCTGCCGGTGATCGGCAGCATCCACCACATCGCCGGGGCGCTCCCGCACCAGGCCATGCGCGACCTGGCGCGGCGGCACGGGTGGCCCGTCATGCTGCTCCGGCTCGGCGAGGTGCCCACGCTGGTGGTGTCGTCCCGGGAGGGCGCGCGCGAGGTGATGAAGACCCACGATGCCGCCTTCGCCACGCGCCCGCTGAGCTCCACCGTGCGCGTGCTCACCAACGGCGGCCGGGACATCATCTTCGCGCCCTACGGGGAGCACTGGCGCCAGATGCGCAAGATCGCCGTCACGGAGCTCCTCACGGCGCGGCGAGTGCTCTCCTTCCGTGCCATccgggaggaggaggtcggcgccATGCTCCGGGCCGTCGCGTCCGCCGCCGGGGACGGGGACGCGATCGACATGCGCGCGCGGCTGTCGGTGCTCGTGGCAGACACCACGGTGCGCGCCGTCATGGGCGACCGGTGCAAGGACCGCGACGTGTTCGTCCGGGAGCTCGACCGCTCCATCGGCCTGGCCGGCGGGTTTAACCCGGCCGACTTGTGGCCGTCGTCGCGGCTCGCCGTCTGGGCCAGCGGCGCCGTCCGCCGCGCCGAGGAGTGCCGCGACATCGTGTTCGGGATCCTGGACGGCATCATCGCTGAGCACCAGCAGAGGATGGGCACcgtcgacggcgacgacgaggacCTCATCGACGTGCTCCTGAGGGTGCAGAACGACGGCAGCCTCCAGCTCCCTCTCGACATGGACTCCATCAAAGCCGTCATCTTC GACATCTTCGGCGCCGGTAGCGAGACATCGGCGACGACGCTGGAGTGGATAATGGCGGAGCTCGTGAAGAACCCGAAGGTGATGAAGCGGGCGACGACGGAGGTGCGGCGAGCCTTTGAGGCCGGCGGCAAGGTGGTGGAACAAAAACTTGGGGAGCTGGTGCCGTACCTGCACCTCGTGATCCGGGAGACGTTCCGACTGCACGCGCCAGTGCCGCTGCTGCTCCCGCGGGAGTGCCGGGAGGAGCCGGCGTGCCGGGTGCTGGGCTACGACGTGCCGCGGGGCACCCAGGTGCTGGTGAACGTCTGGGCGCTGGGCCGCGACGAGCGGTACTGGCCGGATGCGCCCGAGGAGTTCCGGCCAGAGCGGTTCGAGGTTGagggcggcgggtcggcggcgggggTGGACTTCAGGGGCGCGGACTTTGAGCTCCTGCCTTTCGGTGCCGGGAGGAGGATGTGCCCCGGGATGGCGTTCGGGCTGGCCAACGTGGAGCTGGCGCTGGCCAGCCTACTGCTGCACTTCGACTGGGAGGCGCCCGGCGTGGCTAACCCTGCCGAGTTCGACATGACCGAGGCGTTCGGCATCACCAACAGGCGGAAGGCCGGACTCCTGCTCCGCCCCATCCTGCGTGTGCCCGTCCCCGTTCCCGTACCCGGTGTCTAG